In Marinobacter sp. ANT_B65, the following proteins share a genomic window:
- a CDS encoding TRAP transporter small permease subunit has product MQWIIKLDEGLARLSYLCGWVACVAMLLMAGNVFYDVVSRYAFNEVSIGMQEMEWHLYSVVFLLGIPYALRTDGHVRVDVFYARWGNKAKAWINLAGALLFVVPFAYLIGIYGYDFALDSYSMGEGSGDPGGLPQRWIIKSIIPLTAFFIAIAGLNMATFALRVMSGEKQYEGEHSGGGLA; this is encoded by the coding sequence ATGCAGTGGATTATAAAGCTGGATGAGGGCCTTGCCCGCTTGTCCTATCTCTGCGGCTGGGTAGCCTGTGTCGCGATGCTGCTGATGGCCGGCAACGTCTTTTATGACGTCGTCTCCCGTTACGCTTTCAACGAAGTATCCATCGGCATGCAGGAAATGGAATGGCACCTGTATTCGGTGGTGTTTCTGCTCGGTATACCTTACGCACTCCGCACGGATGGTCATGTGCGGGTCGATGTGTTTTATGCCCGCTGGGGAAACAAAGCAAAAGCGTGGATAAATCTGGCCGGAGCCTTGCTGTTTGTGGTGCCATTTGCCTACCTTATCGGCATATACGGCTACGATTTTGCGCTCGACTCCTACAGCATGGGAGAAGGTAGCGGCGATCCGGGAGGCCTGCCCCAACGCTGGATCATCAAATCCATCATTCCGCTCACCGCATTTTTTATCGCCATCGCCGGCCTCAATATGGCTACTTTTGCCTTGCGCGTAATGTCTGGTG
- a CDS encoding TRAP transporter substrate-binding protein, which translates to MKIRSVFSAAVLAVAATFASAQALAQDTFTLKMAETWGPNFPIFGDTTKNFAKSVEKMSNGRLKIRIDSANKHKAPLGVFDMVKAGQYDMGHSASYYWKGKVPETLFFTSMPFGMNAMEQYAWFYHGGGMELMQEVYAPHNMLSFPGGNTGVQMGGWFREEIKSLDDLKGLKMRIPGFAGEVFAEVGVNPTNIAPGELYTALERNTIDAVEWVGPALDLRLGFQQIADYYYTGWHEPATELQFLVNKKVWEKLPADLQEIMRVAMRTASYDMLVLSQHANAEAWANIKKDYPNVQIKQFPQDIFQAMYDANKKLLKEAADSNEQAARIIKSQQEYLEQSRAYTDISERAYLNTMGTIE; encoded by the coding sequence ATGAAGATCCGTTCTGTTTTCTCCGCGGCGGTACTCGCTGTGGCAGCGACTTTCGCCTCAGCACAGGCACTGGCTCAAGACACGTTTACTCTGAAGATGGCAGAGACATGGGGGCCGAACTTCCCGATCTTTGGGGACACCACCAAGAATTTCGCCAAATCCGTCGAGAAAATGTCTAATGGGCGCCTGAAAATCCGGATAGATTCTGCCAACAAACACAAAGCTCCCCTGGGCGTGTTTGATATGGTCAAGGCTGGTCAGTACGACATGGGCCACTCCGCTTCTTATTACTGGAAAGGCAAGGTTCCCGAAACCCTGTTCTTCACCAGCATGCCATTCGGCATGAATGCCATGGAACAATATGCCTGGTTTTACCACGGCGGCGGCATGGAACTGATGCAGGAAGTTTATGCGCCCCACAACATGCTCTCGTTTCCCGGCGGCAACACCGGCGTTCAGATGGGTGGATGGTTCCGCGAAGAAATCAAATCCCTGGATGACCTGAAAGGTCTGAAAATGCGCATTCCCGGGTTCGCCGGTGAAGTCTTTGCAGAAGTAGGCGTCAATCCGACCAACATTGCACCGGGCGAGTTGTATACAGCGCTTGAGCGCAACACCATTGATGCCGTTGAGTGGGTAGGTCCGGCTCTGGATCTGCGCCTTGGCTTCCAGCAGATTGCTGATTATTACTACACAGGATGGCACGAGCCAGCAACAGAACTTCAGTTCCTGGTAAACAAGAAAGTCTGGGAAAAGCTGCCGGCCGACCTGCAGGAAATTATGCGTGTAGCCATGCGCACCGCTTCCTACGACATGCTGGTACTCTCACAGCACGCCAACGCGGAAGCCTGGGCTAACATCAAGAAAGATTATCCGAACGTGCAGATCAAGCAGTTCCCGCAGGATATCTTCCAGGCCATGTACGACGCCAACAAAAAACTCCTGAAGGAAGCTGCCGACAGCAACGAGCAGGCAGCCCGGATTATCAAATCCCAACAGGAATACCTGGAGCAGAGCCGCGCTTACACCGATATTTCTGAGCGCGCATACCTAAACACTATGGGCACAATCGAGTAA